The DNA sequence ACGCGGCTTTGCAGTTCCCTGACCTGTTCGATCTTGATCGTGGCGCCGTCTGGGGCGACCCTGATCAGGTCGTGCTTCCGGCTCCCCAGGTTCTCCGCGAACTGCAGCGCGTCGGCTGTTTTATCGGAATCCGGCGGCCCGCAAAATAGATAAGCCGCCGCGACCCGCTGAACCTTCTCAAGCAGGCGATGCACAGGTTAATTATAGCTGATTTCATGGAAAGAATAAAGATGGGAGGGACAAGCGAACCTAGCCTCACCCGCTGACGTTTAACTGGCCGTCATCGGCAGTATGTTCCAAAATGGAACTAACTGAATTTTCGTTTAATTCCCCACTTTCAAAGATGTTTTTGAGATGCTTAGTAATAGCCGGCCTTTGTACGCCATAAACAAGCAAATGCGGTTGCTGCGGTGAATCAGGGAGGACGCTGTTGGAGACTTGGATAATTACTTCCTCAAGACATTATAAATTCCCACACCAAAACCCCGCGCTTCACTCACAAGGCAATCCCACCGCAAGCGGTGGGATATTTTGGTGTGGGAATAAACATCGGCCACCAGGCGGACGGCGGCGGTTTCGTTTATAAAATATTAATTTTTATCCTGATCAACACCGATTTTCCAGACGTTCTTCTCCAAAAAAGCCTCAATGGTTTGTCTGGTGGCTTTATTTATAAGATTGGAGTGCGAGAGTTTATTGTTTTTTGCGTAGTCAGAAAGCGTAATGATCTTTTTGCCTTCCAGGTAAGCCAGGCGCTTATGATAGCTGTTAGCCAGCGCCTTCCCTACTATTTCCTCCATAACAACCGACGACCCTTTTTCGTTATATTCCCTAAACGCCTCATAATATTTTTTCCTATCGATAAATTTTATATTTATAGGGACAAACCCTTCTCGTATTAACAAATAATTATTAAGGACCCGCCCGATCCGGCCATTGCCATCAACAAAGGGGTGGGTATGTTCAAAAGTGAGGTGCAACTTTGCCGTCCTTTTAATGATACTTTCATGATTGGTGGCGTTAAGCTCGGCCAACATTTTTTCCAACCGCCCCACAACCTCTTTCGGATCGGGGGCGATATGATTACCGACCCGAACGTACTCATGACTGTGCCTGAATCTCCCGGCAATATCGTCGCGGATATTGGAGATCAACATTTTATGAAGCGACAAAATCACTTGCAAAGAAAGCTCTTGTTCTTTGGCCCTTTTGTCTATGTAAGACACCACTCGCGCCAGATTCTTAGCTTCAAACACTTCTCTTTCGGAGATAAACCTGTCCAGATCAATT is a window from the Candidatus Margulisiibacteriota bacterium genome containing:
- a CDS encoding Fic family protein produces the protein MTKTLDVFNKVNSLRERYYNASIGKEALIKLISEAEVAEQVYNSNAIENSTLTLEETEKILLQIDLDRFISEREVFEAKNLARVVSYIDKRAKEQELSLQVILSLHKMLISNIRDDIAGRFRHSHEYVRVGNHIAPDPKEVVGRLEKMLAELNATNHESIIKRTAKLHLTFEHTHPFVDGNGRIGRVLNNYLLIREGFVPINIKFIDRKKYYEAFREYNEKGSSVVMEEIVGKALANSYHKRLAYLEGKKIITLSDYAKNNKLSHSNLINKATRQTIEAFLEKNVWKIGVDQDKN